The following proteins are encoded in a genomic region of Oceanisphaera profunda:
- the acnA gene encoding aconitate hydratase AcnA — protein sequence MMSTDLTASNNSSVNSRYMDTLTVGQHAYLYYSLAKLEHANAISELPKSLKVLTENLVRNLDSDTVTPQDIEAMHEWLKDARSTREIAFRPVRVLMQDFTGVPAVVDLAAMRDAVQRLGGKAEQVNPLSAVDLVIDHSVMVDTFASEQAFETNVDMEMARNGERYAFLRWGQQTFDNFKVVPPGTGICHQVNLEYLGQTVWQQQVGTDTVVCPDTLVGTDSHTTMINALGILGWGVGGIEAEAAMLGQPISMLIPEVMGFKLTGQLREGITATDLVLTVVKMLRDRGVVGKFVEFYGDGLATLPLADRATIANMAPEYGATCGFFPVDEETLRYLTLTGRSAEQVELVEAYSKAQGLWRHAGDEPTFSDTMSLDMSTVTACLAGPKRPQDRVELSQVPQAFSLSRELRVEPSAESKKRLENEGGQTAVAVKQSLTSAQFCMNGNNYQLEEGAVVIAAITSCTNTSNPSVLMAAGLLAKAAVEKGLTRAPWVKTSLAPGSKVVTDYLIAAGLMPYLEQLGFYLVGYGCTTCIGNSGPLPDPIEEAIKKNDMTVAAVLSGNRNFEGRIHPLVKSNWLGSPPLVVAYALAGSMNVDITTEPLGKDPQGQPIYLKDIWPSQQAIADAVQLVTSDMFHKEYAAVFEGDEHWRAIKVEQSATFNWQSDSSYIQHPPFFQTMEKTPESVADIEGARLLAILGDSVTTDHISPAGSIKADSPAGHYLQSLGIEEKDFNSYGSRRGNHQVMMRGTFGNIRIRNLMLENVEGGETRHYPSNEQCSIYDAAMRYQDEGVPLVVVAGKEYGTGSSRDWAAKGTLLLGVRAVIAESYERIHRSNLIGMGVVPLEFISDTAESLGLKGDELLSIKGLNDLNPGKTLTVVIESTDGSSQEAQVRCRIDTSNELTYYQHGGILHYVIRHMLE from the coding sequence ATGATGTCTACTGATCTAACTGCATCTAATAATTCATCTGTTAACTCACGTTATATGGACACGCTGACCGTGGGTCAGCATGCTTATCTTTATTACAGCTTAGCAAAGCTTGAGCACGCTAACGCTATTTCTGAACTACCCAAGTCCCTAAAAGTACTGACCGAGAATTTGGTACGCAACTTAGATAGCGACACCGTCACCCCCCAAGATATTGAGGCCATGCATGAGTGGCTAAAAGACGCGCGCTCGACTCGGGAAATTGCCTTTCGCCCAGTGCGGGTGTTAATGCAAGACTTTACTGGCGTGCCAGCGGTGGTGGATTTGGCCGCGATGCGCGATGCGGTGCAACGGTTAGGCGGCAAAGCCGAGCAGGTGAATCCGCTGTCGGCGGTTGACTTGGTAATTGACCACTCGGTAATGGTGGATACCTTTGCCAGTGAGCAGGCTTTTGAGACTAACGTCGACATGGAAATGGCGCGTAATGGCGAGCGTTATGCCTTTTTACGCTGGGGCCAGCAAACCTTTGATAACTTTAAAGTGGTGCCACCGGGTACCGGTATTTGCCATCAGGTTAACCTCGAATACTTAGGCCAAACGGTCTGGCAGCAGCAAGTCGGCACAGATACGGTGGTGTGCCCAGACACCCTAGTGGGTACCGACTCACACACCACCATGATTAACGCTCTCGGCATACTGGGCTGGGGCGTGGGCGGCATTGAGGCGGAAGCGGCCATGCTGGGCCAGCCTATTTCTATGCTGATCCCAGAAGTGATGGGCTTTAAGCTCACCGGCCAATTACGCGAGGGCATTACCGCCACCGACTTAGTCTTAACGGTGGTAAAAATGCTGCGTGATCGCGGTGTTGTGGGCAAGTTTGTGGAGTTCTACGGTGATGGTTTGGCCACTCTGCCATTGGCAGATCGGGCCACCATCGCCAATATGGCGCCAGAATATGGCGCAACTTGTGGTTTCTTCCCAGTGGATGAAGAAACCCTGCGTTACTTAACGCTGACCGGTCGTAGCGCTGAACAAGTTGAGCTGGTTGAAGCTTACAGCAAGGCGCAAGGTTTATGGCGCCATGCAGGTGACGAACCCACATTCAGCGACACCATGAGTCTGGATATGAGCACGGTCACCGCCTGTTTAGCGGGCCCCAAACGCCCGCAAGACAGAGTCGAATTATCGCAAGTGCCGCAGGCGTTTAGTTTAAGCCGTGAGCTTAGGGTTGAGCCCAGCGCAGAGTCAAAGAAGCGCTTAGAAAACGAAGGCGGCCAAACCGCAGTGGCGGTCAAACAATCATTAACCAGCGCTCAATTTTGCATGAATGGCAATAACTATCAGCTGGAAGAGGGGGCAGTAGTGATTGCCGCCATTACCTCTTGTACTAACACCTCTAACCCGAGCGTGTTGATGGCAGCCGGTCTGCTAGCTAAAGCGGCGGTAGAAAAAGGCTTAACGCGCGCGCCTTGGGTGAAAACGTCATTAGCTCCAGGTTCTAAGGTGGTCACTGATTATTTAATTGCCGCCGGACTGATGCCGTATCTGGAGCAGCTCGGTTTCTACTTGGTCGGCTACGGCTGTACCACTTGTATTGGTAACTCAGGTCCCTTGCCAGATCCAATTGAAGAGGCCATTAAGAAAAACGATATGACGGTGGCCGCAGTATTATCGGGTAACCGTAACTTTGAAGGCCGTATTCATCCCTTGGTGAAGTCCAACTGGTTGGGCTCGCCGCCGTTAGTGGTCGCCTATGCGCTGGCGGGCAGCATGAATGTGGACATCACCACAGAGCCGCTGGGTAAAGATCCGCAAGGTCAGCCGATTTATTTGAAAGATATTTGGCCATCGCAACAAGCTATTGCCGATGCAGTGCAGTTAGTGACCAGTGACATGTTCCATAAAGAATATGCAGCGGTTTTTGAGGGTGATGAGCACTGGCGTGCCATTAAAGTGGAGCAAAGTGCCACCTTTAACTGGCAGTCAGACTCTAGCTATATTCAGCATCCGCCGTTTTTCCAAACCATGGAAAAAACGCCCGAATCAGTAGCCGACATTGAAGGGGCGAGATTACTGGCCATCCTCGGTGACTCTGTTACTACCGACCATATCTCACCGGCAGGCAGCATTAAGGCCGACAGTCCGGCGGGGCACTATCTGCAATCTTTAGGCATTGAAGAAAAAGACTTTAACTCCTACGGCTCACGCCGCGGTAACCACCAAGTCATGATGCGCGGCACCTTTGGCAATATTCGTATTCGTAACCTTATGCTAGAAAATGTGGAAGGCGGCGAAACGCGCCACTACCCCAGCAATGAGCAATGTTCGATTTATGATGCGGCCATGCGCTATCAAGACGAAGGCGTGCCTTTGGTGGTGGTCGCCGGTAAAGAATACGGCACTGGCTCCAGTCGAGATTGGGCAGCCAAAGGGACCTTGTTACTTGGGGTGCGGGCCGTAATTGCTGAATCTTATGAGCGCATTCACCGCTCTAACCTGATCGGCATGGGCGTGGTGCCGCTGGAATTTATCAGCGATACTGCAGAAAGCCTAGGCTTGAAAGGAGATGAGCTATTAAGCATCAAAGGCTTAAACGATTTAAACCCCGGCAAAACGTTAACTGTGGTGATTGAGAGTACCGATGGCAGTAGCCAAGAAGCCCAAGTGCGGTGTCGTATCGATACCAGCAATGAGCTGACCTACTACCAGCACGGCGGCATCTTGCACTACGTGATCAGGCATATGCTGGAATAA